Proteins encoded within one genomic window of Pygocentrus nattereri isolate fPygNat1 chromosome 9, fPygNat1.pri, whole genome shotgun sequence:
- the LOC108425581 gene encoding complement receptor type 2-like isoform X2 translates to METLGYNVILFPFLLFVLKVVNIRAECERPNIGENRVLTSEPDKPPYLNGSTATFRCSYGYKAVHFRASKSIMCIDGQWTELKLQCQKRSCGSLPDIPNGKFLLEQGIEFGATAVAECNMGYYLVGQQYRYCENSGWSGRNPTCEVVKCLEPPSIVNGELEDVSYEMYEYGQAVTYRCKRGFTLIGQATISCSINGTFDPSPPQCLVVACEKPNIPNGKRVEGTMPPYKYKSSLRYECQLGYKMNGSGTMVCEVSGWVPPLVNCTVITCPAPPGTENGRINEPLRGVYTYGQTVTYSCNEGFKLIGASERTCSGDETFQRSPPQCQVITCPAPPGIENGRINEPLRDVYTYGQAVTYSCMKGFKLIGASERTCSGDETFQPSPPWCQVITCPAPPGIENGRINEPLRGVYTYGQTVTYSCNEGFKLIGASERTCSGDETFQPSAPRCQVITCPAPPGIENGQINEPLQDVYTYGQTVTYSCMKGFKLIGASKRTCSGDETFQPSAPRCQVLKCLRPHMQAGQLEPDQESYEYGQEVIYHCKILFYNRASKAVCSDEGDFIPTPHCVGHYGILLFISLVLLLLLAAAVVYLMKKKKQSNRYSPGIQYSKEESSLK, encoded by the exons CTGAGTGTGAAAGACCCAACATTGGAGAAAATAGAGTTTTGACTTCTGAACCAGACAAACCGCCTTACTTAAATGGATCCACTGCAACATTCAGATGTTCATACGGTTATAAAGCTGTCCATTTTAGAGCCAGCAAATCTATTATGTGTATCGACGGCCAATGGACAGAACTGAAACTTCAATGCCAAA AAAGGTCCTGTGGAAGTCTACCTGATATCCCCAATGGGAAATTTTTACTTGAACAAGGAATTGAGTTTGGCGCGACAGCTGTTGCAGAATGTAACATGGG CTATTACCTTGTTGGACAACAATACAGATATTGCGAGAATTCTGGATGGAGTGGGAGAAACCCTACCTGTGAAG tgGTGAAATGTCTTGAACCTCCCTCAATAGTAAATGGAGAACTTGAGGATGTGTCCTACGAGATGTATGAATATGGACAAGCAGTCACATACCGTTGTAAAAGAGGGTTCACTCTTATTGGACAGGCAACAATATCATGCTCAATCAATGGAACTTTTGATCCTTCTCCTCCTCAGTGTTTAG TCGTCGCCTGTGAGAAACCCAACATTCCAAATGGAAAGAGAGTTGAAGGAACAATGCCACCCTATAAATACAAATCCAGCCTCCGATATGAGTGTCAACTTGGCTACAAAATGAATGGGTCGGGTACCATGGTCTGTGAAGTAAGTGGCTGGGTCCCACCTCTTGTAAATTGCACCG TGATCACATGCCCAGCTCCTCCTGGTACAGAGAATGGACGAATTAATGAGCCACTCAGGGGTGTTTATACATATGGACAAACTGTGACATACTCGTGTAATGAAGGCTTTAAACTTATTGGAGCTTCAGAAAGAACGTGTTCTGGTGATGAAACCTTTCAACGTTCTCCTCCTCAGTGTCAGG TGATCACATGCCCAGCTCCTCCTGGTATAGAGAATGGACGAATTAATGAGCCACTCAGGGATGTTTATACATATGGACAAGCTGTGACATACTCATGTATGAAAGGCTTTAAACTTATTGGAGCTTCAGAAAGAACGTGTTCTGGTGATGAAACCTTTCAACCTTCTCCTCCTTGGTGTCAGG TGATCACATGCCCAGCTCCTCCTGGTATAGAGAATGGACGAATTAATGAGCCACTCAGGGGTGTTTATACATATGGACAAACTGTGACATACTCATGTAATGAAGGCTTTAAACTTATTGGAGCTTCAGAAAGAACGTGTTCTGGTGATGAAACCTTTCAACCTTCTGCTCCTCGGTGTCAGG TGATCACATGCCCAGCTCCTCCTGGTATAGAGAATGGACAAATTAATGAGCCACTCCAGGATGTTTATACATATGGACAAACTGTGACATACTCATGTATGAAAGGCTTTAAACTTATTGGAGCTTCAAAAAGAACGTGTTCTGGTGATGAAACCTTTCAACCTTCTGCTCCTCGGTGTCAGG TGTTGAAATGTCTAAGACCTCATATGCAGGCCGGACAACTTGAACCAGATCAAGAGTCATATGAGTATGGACAAGAAGTCATTTACCATTGTAAAATACTCTTCTACAACAGAGCTTCAAAAGCGGTCTGTTCTGATGAAGGAGACTTTATTCCTACTCCTCATTGTGTGG GTCACTATGGgattttgctgtttatttcactGGTACTCCTCTTGTTGCTGG ctgctgctgtggtgtatttaatgaagaaaaagaaaca atCCAACCGCTATTCCCCGGGCATACAGTACTCCAAGGAGGAATCGTCACTCAAATAA
- the LOC108425581 gene encoding complement receptor type 2-like isoform X1, translating to METLGYNVILFPFLLFVLKVVNIRAECERPNIGENRVLTSEPDKPPYLNGSTATFRCSYGYKAVHFRASKSIMCIDGQWTELKLQCQKRSCGSLPDIPNGKFLLEQGIEFGATAVAECNMGYYLVGQQYRYCENSGWSGRNPTCEVVKCLEPPSIVNGELEDVSYEMYEYGQAVTYRCKRGFTLIGQATISCSINGTFDPSPPQCLVVACEKPNIPNGKRVEGTMPPYKYKSSLRYECQLGYKMNGSGTMVCEVSGWVPPLVNCTVITCPAPPGTENGRINEPLRGVYTYGQTVTYSCNEGFKLIGASERTCSGDETFQRSPPQCQVITCPAPPGIENGRINEPLRDVYTYGQAVTYSCMKGFKLIGASERTCSGDETFQPSPPWCQVITCPAPPGIENGRINEPLRGVYTYGQTVTYSCNEGFKLIGASERTCSGDETFQPSAPRCQVITCPAPPGIENGQINEPLQDVYTYGQTVTYSCMKGFKLIGASKRTCSGDETFQPSAPRCQVLKCLRPHMQAGQLEPDQESYEYGQEVIYHCKILFYNRASKAVCSDEGDFIPTPHCVGHYGILLFISLVLLLLLAAAVVYLMKKKKHCRRVYSGKVATIIEECEL from the exons CTGAGTGTGAAAGACCCAACATTGGAGAAAATAGAGTTTTGACTTCTGAACCAGACAAACCGCCTTACTTAAATGGATCCACTGCAACATTCAGATGTTCATACGGTTATAAAGCTGTCCATTTTAGAGCCAGCAAATCTATTATGTGTATCGACGGCCAATGGACAGAACTGAAACTTCAATGCCAAA AAAGGTCCTGTGGAAGTCTACCTGATATCCCCAATGGGAAATTTTTACTTGAACAAGGAATTGAGTTTGGCGCGACAGCTGTTGCAGAATGTAACATGGG CTATTACCTTGTTGGACAACAATACAGATATTGCGAGAATTCTGGATGGAGTGGGAGAAACCCTACCTGTGAAG tgGTGAAATGTCTTGAACCTCCCTCAATAGTAAATGGAGAACTTGAGGATGTGTCCTACGAGATGTATGAATATGGACAAGCAGTCACATACCGTTGTAAAAGAGGGTTCACTCTTATTGGACAGGCAACAATATCATGCTCAATCAATGGAACTTTTGATCCTTCTCCTCCTCAGTGTTTAG TCGTCGCCTGTGAGAAACCCAACATTCCAAATGGAAAGAGAGTTGAAGGAACAATGCCACCCTATAAATACAAATCCAGCCTCCGATATGAGTGTCAACTTGGCTACAAAATGAATGGGTCGGGTACCATGGTCTGTGAAGTAAGTGGCTGGGTCCCACCTCTTGTAAATTGCACCG TGATCACATGCCCAGCTCCTCCTGGTACAGAGAATGGACGAATTAATGAGCCACTCAGGGGTGTTTATACATATGGACAAACTGTGACATACTCGTGTAATGAAGGCTTTAAACTTATTGGAGCTTCAGAAAGAACGTGTTCTGGTGATGAAACCTTTCAACGTTCTCCTCCTCAGTGTCAGG TGATCACATGCCCAGCTCCTCCTGGTATAGAGAATGGACGAATTAATGAGCCACTCAGGGATGTTTATACATATGGACAAGCTGTGACATACTCATGTATGAAAGGCTTTAAACTTATTGGAGCTTCAGAAAGAACGTGTTCTGGTGATGAAACCTTTCAACCTTCTCCTCCTTGGTGTCAGG TGATCACATGCCCAGCTCCTCCTGGTATAGAGAATGGACGAATTAATGAGCCACTCAGGGGTGTTTATACATATGGACAAACTGTGACATACTCATGTAATGAAGGCTTTAAACTTATTGGAGCTTCAGAAAGAACGTGTTCTGGTGATGAAACCTTTCAACCTTCTGCTCCTCGGTGTCAGG TGATCACATGCCCAGCTCCTCCTGGTATAGAGAATGGACAAATTAATGAGCCACTCCAGGATGTTTATACATATGGACAAACTGTGACATACTCATGTATGAAAGGCTTTAAACTTATTGGAGCTTCAAAAAGAACGTGTTCTGGTGATGAAACCTTTCAACCTTCTGCTCCTCGGTGTCAGG TGTTGAAATGTCTAAGACCTCATATGCAGGCCGGACAACTTGAACCAGATCAAGAGTCATATGAGTATGGACAAGAAGTCATTTACCATTGTAAAATACTCTTCTACAACAGAGCTTCAAAAGCGGTCTGTTCTGATGAAGGAGACTTTATTCCTACTCCTCATTGTGTGG GTCACTATGGgattttgctgtttatttcactGGTACTCCTCTTGTTGCTGG ctgctgctgtggtgtatttaatgaagaaaaagaaaca CTGTAGACGTGTTTACTCTGGAAAAGTGGCCACTATAATTGAAGAGTGCGAGTTATAG
- the LOC108425581 gene encoding complement receptor type 1-like isoform X3, translating into METLGYNVILFPFLLFVLKVVNIRAECERPNIGENRVLTSEPDKPPYLNGSTATFRCSYGYKAVHFRASKSIMCIDGQWTELKLQCQKRSCGSLPDIPNGKFLLEQGIEFGATAVAECNMGYYLVGQQYRYCENSGWSGRNPTCEVVKCLEPPSIVNGELEDVSYEMYEYGQAVTYRCKRGFTLIGQATISCSINGTFDPSPPQCLVVACEKPNIPNGKRVEGTMPPYKYKSSLRYECQLGYKMNGSGTMVCEVSGWVPPLVNCTVITCPAPPGIENGRINEPLRDVYTYGQAVTYSCMKGFKLIGASERTCSGDETFQPSPPWCQVITCPAPPGIENGRINEPLRGVYTYGQTVTYSCNEGFKLIGASERTCSGDETFQPSAPRCQVITCPAPPGIENGQINEPLQDVYTYGQTVTYSCMKGFKLIGASKRTCSGDETFQPSAPRCQVLKCLRPHMQAGQLEPDQESYEYGQEVIYHCKILFYNRASKAVCSDEGDFIPTPHCVGHYGILLFISLVLLLLLAAAVVYLMKKKKHCRRVYSGKVATIIEECEL; encoded by the exons CTGAGTGTGAAAGACCCAACATTGGAGAAAATAGAGTTTTGACTTCTGAACCAGACAAACCGCCTTACTTAAATGGATCCACTGCAACATTCAGATGTTCATACGGTTATAAAGCTGTCCATTTTAGAGCCAGCAAATCTATTATGTGTATCGACGGCCAATGGACAGAACTGAAACTTCAATGCCAAA AAAGGTCCTGTGGAAGTCTACCTGATATCCCCAATGGGAAATTTTTACTTGAACAAGGAATTGAGTTTGGCGCGACAGCTGTTGCAGAATGTAACATGGG CTATTACCTTGTTGGACAACAATACAGATATTGCGAGAATTCTGGATGGAGTGGGAGAAACCCTACCTGTGAAG tgGTGAAATGTCTTGAACCTCCCTCAATAGTAAATGGAGAACTTGAGGATGTGTCCTACGAGATGTATGAATATGGACAAGCAGTCACATACCGTTGTAAAAGAGGGTTCACTCTTATTGGACAGGCAACAATATCATGCTCAATCAATGGAACTTTTGATCCTTCTCCTCCTCAGTGTTTAG TCGTCGCCTGTGAGAAACCCAACATTCCAAATGGAAAGAGAGTTGAAGGAACAATGCCACCCTATAAATACAAATCCAGCCTCCGATATGAGTGTCAACTTGGCTACAAAATGAATGGGTCGGGTACCATGGTCTGTGAAGTAAGTGGCTGGGTCCCACCTCTTGTAAATTGCACCG TGATCACATGCCCAGCTCCTCCTGGTATAGAGAATGGACGAATTAATGAGCCACTCAGGGATGTTTATACATATGGACAAGCTGTGACATACTCATGTATGAAAGGCTTTAAACTTATTGGAGCTTCAGAAAGAACGTGTTCTGGTGATGAAACCTTTCAACCTTCTCCTCCTTGGTGTCAGG TGATCACATGCCCAGCTCCTCCTGGTATAGAGAATGGACGAATTAATGAGCCACTCAGGGGTGTTTATACATATGGACAAACTGTGACATACTCATGTAATGAAGGCTTTAAACTTATTGGAGCTTCAGAAAGAACGTGTTCTGGTGATGAAACCTTTCAACCTTCTGCTCCTCGGTGTCAGG TGATCACATGCCCAGCTCCTCCTGGTATAGAGAATGGACAAATTAATGAGCCACTCCAGGATGTTTATACATATGGACAAACTGTGACATACTCATGTATGAAAGGCTTTAAACTTATTGGAGCTTCAAAAAGAACGTGTTCTGGTGATGAAACCTTTCAACCTTCTGCTCCTCGGTGTCAGG TGTTGAAATGTCTAAGACCTCATATGCAGGCCGGACAACTTGAACCAGATCAAGAGTCATATGAGTATGGACAAGAAGTCATTTACCATTGTAAAATACTCTTCTACAACAGAGCTTCAAAAGCGGTCTGTTCTGATGAAGGAGACTTTATTCCTACTCCTCATTGTGTGG GTCACTATGGgattttgctgtttatttcactGGTACTCCTCTTGTTGCTGG ctgctgctgtggtgtatttaatgaagaaaaagaaaca CTGTAGACGTGTTTACTCTGGAAAAGTGGCCACTATAATTGAAGAGTGCGAGTTATAG